In Lasioglossum baleicum chromosome 1, iyLasBale1, whole genome shotgun sequence, the genomic window TGCTGAAAAaatttttgctacgagtaacaatagcgagaaaatcaagatgtcaaaatcaggtgagacaccctgtatattaccgTCTCGATTAAAACTAAaaaacatacacacacacagagagaaaaGTTCCTATTACTTTTGCGCGAACCGTCGCGAAAAGTGCCAAACTTTCCAAAAACGAATATCGAGAATTGTGAATAGCGGGTAGGAAAAGCAAGTGTTTTATTAAACGATCATCAGAGAACGTGTAACTGTACCTTGTATAATTGGGAGAcgcatatttataaaatataattgatagATTATTGTGCACTGATTCGGGGAATCAAGTATTACTATTTTTGCACAAAACGAAGCCTTGTGATATCAGGGATACAATTAATGCCATTCAGCATTGTAACAGTAACGGATCGTGTTACCATTTTTCCCGATtacaaaaagaagaagaagaaagaaaccgAAAAGAATACGAAGTCGACAAACTGTAATAATACTCACTAACGTTGGCGGCGAGTGTTATCGACCGTTTCATTGTCAACCGATCGCGCGATTTATTCGTCTCGAAGTAAAAAGAATTATATTTTCGGTCTTGCGACGACACAGTTTCATATTGAAGGAGAAAAAGAAGGAACGGAGACCGAGCAACACGTTCAAGAAAACGTTTGTATAGTAATCGTTagaaactataaaatattttgtagcGTTCAAATTTGTATCTTCCAATTAGTGATTTGTACGAATAGATTTTAGACGTTAATTATACATTTTGATTGAGAATACAGAAGTAAAGATATAACCCCAGTTTTTTCTCGAATATTTCTAGACTTAATGGACACGTTGTTACTGTTAGCTTAGATTCTCTAGTTAGTATTAATCCTCGAAGAGAGTATTTTGAATGACCGAGAAGAAAACGACGACGCATGAATTTATACCGTTTTGTATACATCgagaaaattcataaaattttctCCGGCTATTGTACCGAAAGTTTTACATCATTGCGTATACATGCGACTCGGAGAAATCGAAGTCTCCATTGTAACTCCCAGAAAAAAACAAGAAACGGAGATGCGTGACAAAGGTGAACGTCTTTTATATGAACTCACAAAATGTTACTTTATTATCGTCCTGTACGTGGATTATCAAATCAAAAGATGTGCAATTGATTTTTTGACAAGAAATATTCGACTATGCCTGACAAAAATGTGCCGGTGAAACCTTTCTTCCTGTCTGTATATTATATACAATTCTCATAAAAGATAACATTAAAATCTCTAATGCTTCGACTTTGATATGCTGGTcctgaaaaagagaaataaccAATGATTTTTCCATGGACAACTAtttcaaatccacagtctattagaCTCTAGagtctatatatataaatatagataTTACAGAGTACGAAATCTTACGTTTGCATTTGTTTACTGCCACTGAGAACTATATAGGGTGATTGAGTCTCCTTCTGTTTCGCTTGCAACAGATTAAGGGTACCCAAGGGTGTGTCTGTGGACGACATCCGTTTCATTAGAACTTCCTGTTCCGCCTTCTTCATTCGTTTTTCAACCTGAAAattcgacaattcttatttCAAAAATCCTCGAtcactaatttttttattttcaaaacatTAAGCATCGGTAAGTGAAATGttaaacagaaaaaaattgtgtttgataTCTCACCTTATTCTTTCCGGGACCTTTCCCGTGGAATTTATGAGAAAGATATCTGAAAGCTTCCTTTGCACTGAGGACGTGTCCATCGTCGTCAATGTACTCCAGTTTGACGTTTGGTTTGAAGCCATCTTTCTCTTTGAATTCAGAGGTAGGACCATTGAAGCGATCTCTTCTACCAAATTTGTCGTCATCCCTAAAACAATAAAAGATGTGGATAAAATGACAGAAAAGTGCAAGCACCTGGTATAGTAAACTTTCGTACAATTCACACTAGCCCAAGAAATTCGGTGTTCGAAAATTTAAGTATACAGCGAATgtcgttgaaaaaattgatatttcaaaGCGAACTGCTGCCTCTTGAAGATATATTACATTATGCGATCAGGTCAACGTAAATCTAAACAAGTCAATGTAAATATACTTACATCTACGCTCTTATTTAACTAAACTGTGTTTTTCTTCCTCCGAAAAAGAATTAAACGAAAATTACTACGAGACATCCCTATTCTAACGGAGCCTTTCTACAATACGGTTCGCATGTTGGCACATGCAATATGtatgttttttaaaattaagaGAACATTATGCACATTAATTGCTCGTTGTTCGTATCATATATGAACATACACCTTATGAACTGTATGTCCACATACAACACGATCACCGAATGACATGTTTATATTGGATTATTCATTAGTTTATTAATTGAGATGCGATTTCCACGCTGGACTTGTCTAGAATCTTTGGTACAGATCTTGCTCGGCGACGGTAGAATCGCATAATATAAACATACCTCAATAAATCCTCTTTTTTCGGCCTTTGATCGTCTCCGACAAAGCAGTTAACTCTTGTTGCGGTAGCGGATCATCCATTTCCGAGCACCGAAATCCGGGCTCTATTTAAGACTGTTAACTAACAGTTTGAAATTCACTAGAGACTCGTCTAACAACATTGTCGAATACATTCAATAGAAGAATAGTTCTTACACAACCGTTTGATAGGGTTATATACCGTGAACGTGTTGCAAAGAAAGCTTCTTGTATTGAACGATAGTGATGCTCCGTACATACCCGTAAGTCTTGTCCTCTATCGAATAGTTCTGCGCTTGCAGGTGAGCAAACCGAGACGCGGACGGCCGACTGCTATCTTCCTTTTGCAGATAACCTTTGCTCATGGCGAGTTTCAAAGCTCCGCCAACGCCATGCCCGAGCGAAGGCTCGGCGTCCAAAATAGCAGCTTCCATTGCTACTGGCTCGGACGCGCTTTCATCTATTCAATAATACGCAAAGGTTTAATTGGTATTCGAAAAAATGATTCTGTAATATTCAAAGTCGATAAAGATACCTAGTTGTACAGTGTTCCAGGCGCCGCGACcatcgtcctcttcttcgttcgCGGGTGGTTCCTCTTTGATCCCGTCCATATCAAAGTCCTATATAATAACATCGTTTCAAAAACATATTAAAAACTACAAGAATGCAGGAGCAAAAGGGTTAAGAAATTGTGTTCTAATACCATAAGTTCCTGGCCATTCTCCTCCCTGTTTCCAGCGAGGCCGTAAGTAGGGATGTCTCCCAAAGTTCGACAAAATTCTGCGGTCGCGTTCAATACAATATTGCCGGATTGATTCTCCTCTGAACCAGACGGTTCCTGTTTGATGGTCTCTACGACTTTCTCGATGCTCGATAAATGCAATTCCTTCGAGCGCTGCGCTTTCTTCAACGTTAATTGCAGCTCGAGATCCTTGTCGTCGTCTTCCAATTTTGTTCCACTGAAATCCTCGGAGGGCGATCCTAAGTCGTCCACATCTaaagtatcgttatttttcgctTCCTCGGGACGTTTGCTTCTTCTGCTTCCCAAGTCTCGCAGATAATCATTATCTTCAGGAATTAAATCTTCCGCTTTCAGTTTTTTCCGAATCTTTCGAACCTGCAAAAGCACAAAGTATGTACACAAATGATTCgcaataattatttttgaatacaAAGATTATTACCTTTTTCTTTGGTTTCTTAAACTTAGCGAGTTCTTCGTCGTTATAATACTCGCTAGCTAGCTTTGGCTCCGCTATCAACAATGACTCTAATTGTTTATTATTTGCCAAACGCTGCTTAACGTAATCGAGCTTCGCTTTGCTATCTTTCTGTTTCATCCCTAATACGAAATGATCTTTCTTCTCGCCCTCGATTTCCTCGTCGTACTTTTCCAATATTGTCTTTTTCGGGAAACCGTACTCGTCGAAATTGTCTTCGTCGTACGCGTCGTAACCAGGCTTCTTAGTCTTATTCAATATATTACGTTGATAACGCTCTTCGTCGGTTATGTTCACATTTACGAGTACGTCTTCGCCATCCTTCAATACTTCTTGGTCTTTCAGAGTCAAGATTACTGTTTTACCCGCTTCAAACTTGTTCTAGTAAACGGTAAAAGCTTTATCAGAAAtcatattgtatatattattaatataacattcatatttgttagactttgttaagatCTTTGTCTCGAGCCTGATTTGTTAAAACATGACAAAGAGCGAAAACAGTATACGCACATATATACTTACAATATTATGCTCTACTTTAAGACGTTTTAAATTCTTTTCAGTATACGCCATGCTTCGTGCAGCAACTATTTCCTCCTTcaccaaattttcaattccaaACTCTTCGTCCAACTGATCCAACATTTTTGCCTAAACGAAAATTAGAGagttaaatttttcaattgttgCGACTTTGTTgaacatcgaagaattcttaaaaATTACTATACCCTCTCTTCCGCTTTCCTCTTTTCCTCCTCCAAACGTCTGGTTTTATCAATCCAAGCTTTGGTGTCATCGTCGGAATCAAACTCGCCCAAGGCTTTTACTTTAGATAAATTAGCTTCGATCTGTCTCTTCTGTTTCTGAGTACCAATTTTCTCCTTTAGCTTTTGCGTTCTCAACTTCTCGTTAACGTCGGGAGCAGGCTTATGGTAAAACTCTCCCAGATCGTCCTTAATCTTATTGGAATCATCTTTCGGCGTACTATCGACTTCCAGGGGTTTCAAACCTAATTTTGCTCGCAGTTTATTCGTCTCTTCGATGGACAAAGAGGTCTGCGCCGCTCCTCCTTTGCTGGGCGATGGACTGTGTTGTTTGGAAATCTCTGGGGGCGGAGGTGTGGATGGATGCGAAGATTTAGAAATTTTTGGAGGTGGCGGAGCGTTAACTATCTCGACTGAAATGAAATAAACGCAGCATTAACTGATACTAAGTGCAGCGTGTTCGTTATAAAAAATGCTTATGTACCTATGcaagatataaatattattcgCTTCAGTTCCCTCCAAATTATTTAATCTTGAGACTGCTAAATGCGTTTCTGTCGAGGCGACACAAGATATTTTCGAAACCAGAGAGGACCGAGACGAACCGAACCGAAAATGCGTACCGTTATCGGGTAACTGCTCGTAAACAATGAAACATTAGGGGAACATGACGTACGGTGGATTTTTGCAAAAACCGCGCGACACCGTACACGTACAGAAACCGCATTTCACTAATATCGTAAGAATGAATTAATCAGATAATAACCATCGCTGTCATAATCCTTGCGCTCTTTCCTTCTATGCTTTTTGTGATGCCTGTGCTTTTCCGATTTCTCGCGCTCAGGcgtgtaacttcgtgatcggCTACGGTGACGCTTCTTCTTCGCGTCCCGACTCTTCTCGGTTTTGTGCCGTTTATTCGAACCCATTTCTTGATTGACAACGCGCGACCGAGATATTTCTACTTTCGTTAGATCCTTCCAGATTCTTCACAATACAAAATAACCAACTAGTGCACTCATTCGGCTACACGCTTCCGCCATCTTATTCGTTCTGCGCAACGCATGCGCTCGAAAACTCGAAACCATTATCTAGCAACACTGCGTCGGACGTCGGCCGAAACGGGTCCACTGGGCGCGTTCCCTTACAGATGCGCGCACAGACGCTcgtcagaaatgaaatttttggttGTCAGGGTAGTTGAGTAAGATCGACTAAATGATATTTATACGACAAAACGCATCGACGTAAAACGACGCATCGTTGCAAAGAAATAAATGCGAGAAAGAAATGATCGTTGACAAAAATAAAGTAACAATCTCTTGACATTGTTAGGTACGCTTATTATTCTTCGTACGAGTTATTATTTAATGTCCCCTATACAAGAAACGATATAATTTGCGACGAAACGCATTAATCACCGTTATTGTAAAGAAATAAATCTGAGAAAGAAATGATCGTTCGCAAGAAAAGTAACAATCTCTTGACATTGTTAGGTACGCTTATTATTTCTCGCATTGTTCCAATTAGTTTCCTCAATAATCtgtctatgtatacatatagggtGTCTGCTAACTCTGCTGGAAATAATTGCGGCGCTGCAGTGTGCGCTTTTCGAACTAAATAAACGCTCGGTGGCGGGATTTTTGAAatagtaataatataaaataattaattaattatatatcgATACACGTTGATTTTAAACGTCGGATTCGCCTACGTTTCCATATCTAACGAGTAACGCGATAAATCtcgattacaggaaattacGAATTACAGTATTTTTTCTTCTTCGATTACTTTTGTAAGTTACTGTACAGTGTACAGGTGTAGCTGTCAATCCCGTTGGCAGTACAATTTCGAGGTTATGTTTTCTCCAgaaaattaacgaattttcgttcatttttctgtttatctaaaaaaatgtcGGCTATGGACGAGAAGAAAGAACAACCAATACTTCAGGAATTATTGAAACACGTGAAAACAGAATCCAAGAGTGGAATCTCTTCGTGCCTGGTACGACTAAAAAACGAACCCAAGTGCTACAAGCAGTTCGCAAAAGATGGAGGATTGGgtattttagtgaatttactcCGTTGTCAGAATTTGAAGATATTAAACATGACTTTAAGCATTCTAGCGAACGCGTGTTTGCATTCGGATGCAAGAGAGAAGGTACCATGCATCAGtctttttatatttcaaagcttTTCGACTCAAGGATCTGTTCGGTCAGAGGCAGGGTCGAAACAGCTATCGGTAGTAGAACTACTCGGAGTTAATGTTAATCGTATATGTTTCAGGTCAGAGGTTCTAAAATAGCATGTAACGTAGTCTCTATAATCAAATATATAAAACTAGAAAGTACTTTACACTGTCGTGCGTGTAGATTAATTGGAAATTTGTCAGAGTGCGATTGGCATGCCAAATCGCTGTGCAACGCTGGTGCGATCCAAGCTATAGTCGATCTTTTACAATTAGACACAAATATGCAAACATATTTGATGGGCGTTAGAGCTATAAGGTACATTCAAATGTTGAAGATACTTTTGTAATGGCCAATGTTCTCTACTGTGTttacttatacagggtgaaccacgaattgtgaccagtagagattaccctgttattagcagtccgatcgaaaatgttttaatcaggtatagcatggtttcaagagagagCTTTCACATGATTATAGCAAACCTTTTATCAACTCTTTTTTTCTCATGAttattcaaggtcaccttcatcttcttgcaaatacacctataatttttttacgcctGTTAGAGGATTTGATAAGTATCATAACATAAAAAAGATTGCAAAATCttgcttttttaatttttttttacaaaaaatttgctataatcacgtgaaagctcttt contains:
- the LOC143208219 gene encoding U4/U6.U5 tri-snRNP-associated protein 1; amino-acid sequence: MGSNKRHKTEKSRDAKKKRHRSRSRSYTPEREKSEKHRHHKKHRRKERKDYDSDVEIVNAPPPPKISKSSHPSTPPPPEISKQHSPSPSKGGAAQTSLSIEETNKLRAKLGLKPLEVDSTPKDDSNKIKDDLGEFYHKPAPDVNEKLRTQKLKEKIGTQKQKRQIEANLSKVKALGEFDSDDDTKAWIDKTRRLEEEKRKAEERAKMLDQLDEEFGIENLVKEEIVAARSMAYTEKNLKRLKVEHNINKFEAGKTVILTLKDQEVLKDGEDVLVNVNITDEERYQRNILNKTKKPGYDAYDEDNFDEYGFPKKTILEKYDEEIEGEKKDHFVLGMKQKDSKAKLDYVKQRLANNKQLESLLIAEPKLASEYYNDEELAKFKKPKKKVRKIRKKLKAEDLIPEDNDYLRDLGSRRSKRPEEAKNNDTLDVDDLGSPSEDFSGTKLEDDDKDLELQLTLKKAQRSKELHLSSIEKVVETIKQEPSGSEENQSGNIVLNATAEFCRTLGDIPTYGLAGNREENGQELMDFDMDGIKEEPPANEEEDDGRGAWNTVQLDESASEPVAMEAAILDAEPSLGHGVGGALKLAMSKGYLQKEDSSRPSASRFAHLQAQNYSIEDKTYGDDDKFGRRDRFNGPTSEFKEKDGFKPNVKLEYIDDDGHVLSAKEAFRYLSHKFHGKGPGKNKVEKRMKKAEQEVLMKRMSSTDTPLGTLNLLQAKQKETQSPYIVLSGSKQMQTTSISKSKH